The following coding sequences lie in one Jonesia denitrificans DSM 20603 genomic window:
- a CDS encoding endonuclease/exonuclease/phosphatase family protein, translating into MRAVASDRASRSVPIIITTVLVMVGLTAPAAHASTTASGQAFATSASTISGVSPTVLPQAGVLATAKKPARPQATVIPGVKRLTVSWPRVSGATKYQIRYATRKDFRGARTINTVKTAKTLTKLKTGKVYYVKVRALRGKMSSGYSAAQKIKTTSSTPASVTVTAVPAGVNSIKVAWSQPKRAESIQILVSHHNKALDSAKTRFVVKVPVHARSTTITIPSSWRAKIGDGSGNPVFVRVLLKNAGKSKKTKIAWSYTQARTPSGTSAQKLRFATYNAGSVNATKNLAGRAWTHRQPAVVNAVHRSQADVIAFQEVTTARVNGDSGDRQYQALAKALAPTYSSVLTDKQIGTAPGATSKGAHIFYRSDKVRLITSGLVANDTVTSIAHLKSATEQETVKHFVWALLENTATKERFYVVSAHLPNSSAPESQRLRLGITQGIHGYMSGKPGASTLPIVLMGDLNTDVGRYPTGPTTWLRQQGYYSAAHAVQQRNIRLGTTNNQYHTVDGGYPARPFTYAYVGTRIDHIFIKNSPGAASYDNQVVLRSNGTFDERFRGSDHNLQVAVLSVKNRS; encoded by the coding sequence ATGCGCGCAGTTGCTTCTGACCGGGCTTCCCGGTCAGTACCCATCATCATCACCACAGTTTTGGTCATGGTTGGGCTCACCGCTCCCGCTGCGCACGCCTCAACCACCGCCAGTGGGCAAGCATTCGCAACCAGCGCATCAACAATCAGCGGCGTGTCACCCACGGTGCTCCCGCAGGCCGGAGTTCTTGCCACCGCAAAGAAACCAGCACGCCCACAAGCGACCGTTATCCCAGGAGTGAAACGCCTCACCGTGTCATGGCCCAGAGTGTCAGGTGCCACGAAATACCAAATACGGTACGCCACTCGCAAGGATTTCCGTGGCGCACGAACCATCAACACAGTAAAAACAGCAAAGACTCTGACAAAGCTCAAAACAGGCAAAGTCTATTACGTCAAAGTCCGGGCGTTGCGCGGGAAGATGTCCTCGGGGTACAGCGCAGCACAAAAAATCAAGACCACGTCGAGCACACCCGCAAGTGTCACCGTCACAGCGGTACCCGCTGGAGTGAACTCCATCAAGGTCGCCTGGAGTCAGCCCAAACGCGCTGAATCGATCCAGATCCTCGTGTCCCACCACAACAAAGCACTCGACTCAGCAAAAACACGCTTTGTCGTGAAAGTCCCTGTTCACGCCCGGTCCACAACAATCACAATTCCATCATCCTGGCGCGCCAAAATCGGTGACGGATCAGGGAACCCAGTATTTGTCCGGGTGCTGTTAAAGAACGCGGGGAAGAGCAAAAAAACGAAGATCGCATGGAGCTACACGCAAGCACGAACACCATCTGGAACCTCCGCCCAAAAATTGCGTTTCGCCACCTATAACGCCGGATCCGTCAACGCCACAAAAAACCTCGCAGGACGCGCCTGGACACACCGTCAACCGGCCGTCGTCAACGCAGTCCACCGCTCCCAAGCAGATGTCATCGCATTCCAGGAAGTCACCACTGCACGGGTTAACGGGGATAGCGGCGACCGCCAATACCAAGCACTTGCGAAAGCCCTTGCCCCCACGTATTCGTCCGTTCTTACTGACAAACAAATAGGCACGGCTCCCGGCGCCACGTCGAAAGGCGCGCACATCTTCTACCGTTCCGACAAAGTCCGGCTCATCACAAGTGGACTCGTCGCCAATGACACTGTCACATCAATTGCCCACCTCAAGTCCGCAACCGAACAAGAAACCGTGAAGCACTTCGTGTGGGCACTGCTCGAGAACACAGCCACAAAAGAACGGTTCTATGTGGTGTCAGCCCACCTCCCCAACTCCAGCGCCCCCGAATCCCAACGCCTCCGCCTCGGCATCACGCAGGGCATCCACGGCTATATGTCCGGGAAACCAGGCGCCTCGACACTTCCCATCGTGCTCATGGGAGACCTCAACACCGACGTGGGTCGCTACCCCACCGGTCCAACCACCTGGCTCCGTCAGCAGGGGTACTACTCAGCAGCACACGCCGTCCAGCAACGAAACATCCGCCTCGGTACAACGAATAACCAGTACCACACTGTCGACGGCGGATACCCTGCTCGCCCCTTTACGTATGCCTACGTGGGTACCCGCATCGACCATATCTTCATCAAGAACTCACCAGGCGCAGCAAGCTACGACAACCAAGTTGTGCTCAGATCAAACGGAACCTTTGACGAACGGTTCCGCGGATCTGACCACAACCTTCAGGTCGCAGTCCTCTCCGTGAAAAACCGATCCTAA
- a CDS encoding AAA family ATPase: protein MSDNVQTVPAPADSARAALDRVRQEVAKAVVGQDSAVSTLIIGLLCDGHVLLEGVPGVAKTLLVRSLSHALDVDTKRVQFTPDLMPSDITGSLVYSAKTEEFTFKHGPVFTNLLLADEINRTPPKTQSSLLEAMEERQVSVDGTPQMLPSPFMVIATQNPIEHAGTYTLPEAQLDRFLLKAVLPLPERDNEIDVVSRHAAGFRPRDLTAAGLRKVASADDLITARAAVAQVTVAPEIVGYIVDICRATRMSPSISVGVSPRGATALLATSRAWAWLSGRDFVTPDDVKALAPSTLSHRLSLRPEAEIEGVSVDSVMHTILSSVPVPR, encoded by the coding sequence ATGTCCGATAACGTGCAGACCGTTCCGGCTCCTGCTGACAGTGCGCGTGCCGCACTTGATCGGGTACGACAGGAGGTTGCGAAAGCTGTCGTTGGTCAAGACTCAGCCGTGTCCACCCTCATTATCGGGTTACTCTGTGACGGGCATGTCCTGCTCGAGGGTGTCCCCGGGGTTGCAAAGACGCTGCTTGTACGGTCCCTCTCTCACGCACTCGATGTGGATACCAAGCGAGTCCAGTTCACCCCTGACCTCATGCCGTCTGACATCACAGGCTCGCTCGTCTATTCAGCAAAGACAGAAGAGTTCACTTTCAAACATGGCCCAGTGTTTACGAACCTTCTTCTCGCTGACGAAATCAACAGGACTCCACCAAAGACCCAGTCCTCGTTGCTGGAAGCCATGGAAGAACGGCAGGTATCTGTTGACGGCACTCCGCAAATGCTCCCGTCACCGTTTATGGTCATTGCCACCCAAAACCCGATCGAGCACGCCGGAACTTACACACTGCCTGAAGCGCAACTGGACCGGTTCCTCCTCAAAGCGGTCCTTCCGCTTCCAGAACGCGACAACGAAATTGACGTCGTGTCACGTCACGCTGCCGGATTCCGCCCCCGTGACTTAACCGCAGCGGGCTTGCGCAAAGTGGCCAGCGCCGACGACCTCATCACAGCACGAGCGGCTGTTGCACAGGTGACAGTTGCACCAGAGATCGTGGGGTACATTGTCGATATTTGCCGTGCCACCCGCATGTCTCCCTCGATATCTGTGGGAGTGTCCCCTCGTGGTGCCACCGCTTTGCTCGCCACCTCACGTGCGTGGGCGTGGTTATCTGGACGTGACTTTGTCACACCAGACGACGTCAAAGCGCTGGCGCCATCCACCCTGTCGCACCGGTTGTCATTGCGACCAGAAGCAGAAATTGAAGGGGTGAGTGTTGACTCGGTCATGCACACCATTTTGAGTTCTGTTCCCGTCCCCCGGTGA
- a CDS encoding DUF4350 domain-containing protein, whose amino-acid sequence MSSTSVITARETSNTALKRRLKSTFLPLGAITVLLAAIWAIMALVPNFSGVPLGYDNPYPKGARALAQVLGDEGVNVTATDNLTDTLTATNNNTDTTIWVTSSEFLTSEDARELTETGAHLLWTNPTPDVLDALPISVSHAGGWATDDSTPPDCDLPAATSAGSITSGGTSFSFPGTDVPRGTNACYDSGFGYHLIDVLVDNGPRITLLDDGYLWSNERITADGHAALGLTLLGSNPSLVWFTPASPEPPTLLEDGELATPIQFTLVATLLAIAAVFVILAAMRRLGPVVSEQLPVVVRASETVRGRARLYRQARAYDRASELLCSATALACAQRLGVSPHAEREALISAIVRVTHYSDTDISALLFGPAPRSEQELLHLADRLATLESEISDVR is encoded by the coding sequence ATGAGCAGCACATCGGTCATCACCGCTCGCGAAACATCCAATACCGCACTGAAACGACGTCTCAAATCCACGTTCCTCCCGCTTGGTGCCATCACTGTCCTCCTCGCCGCAATCTGGGCGATTATGGCGTTGGTGCCTAACTTTTCTGGCGTGCCACTGGGCTACGACAACCCCTACCCGAAAGGAGCTCGAGCCCTCGCGCAAGTCCTCGGTGATGAAGGGGTGAACGTCACCGCAACAGACAACCTCACCGACACGCTCACCGCTACCAACAACAACACGGACACTACGATTTGGGTGACATCGTCAGAGTTCCTCACCTCCGAAGACGCCCGTGAACTGACCGAGACCGGGGCCCATCTGCTGTGGACCAACCCCACCCCAGACGTCCTCGACGCCCTGCCGATCAGCGTGTCGCACGCTGGGGGTTGGGCTACAGACGACTCCACTCCCCCTGACTGTGACCTGCCTGCCGCGACGTCCGCGGGATCGATCACCTCCGGGGGAACTTCCTTCAGTTTCCCGGGAACCGACGTCCCCCGCGGAACGAACGCCTGCTACGACTCCGGATTTGGTTACCACCTGATTGACGTCCTGGTCGACAATGGACCACGCATCACACTCCTTGACGACGGCTACCTGTGGTCCAATGAACGCATCACCGCCGACGGGCACGCCGCACTGGGCTTAACGCTCCTTGGCAGTAACCCGTCACTGGTGTGGTTCACCCCTGCAAGCCCGGAACCTCCCACATTGCTCGAAGACGGTGAACTCGCCACACCAATCCAGTTCACATTGGTCGCCACACTGCTCGCAATCGCAGCTGTCTTCGTGATTCTCGCTGCAATGCGACGGTTAGGGCCAGTTGTTTCTGAGCAGCTTCCTGTTGTTGTTCGCGCATCAGAAACCGTTCGAGGACGCGCCCGGCTTTACCGCCAAGCTCGAGCCTATGATCGGGCAAGTGAGCTTCTGTGCTCTGCAACCGCGCTTGCCTGCGCTCAGCGACTTGGCGTCTCCCCGCACGCGGAACGTGAAGCGCTGATCTCAGCGATCGTGCGGGTCACACACTACTCAGACACCGACATTTCCGCTCTCTTGTTTGGACCTGCACCACGCAGCGAACAAGAGCTTCTCCACCTTGCTGACCGCTTGGCAACCCTAGAAAGTGAGATCTCAGATGTCCGATAA
- a CDS encoding DUF58 domain-containing protein — protein MALSWRPAALIALGIIPALIFAQWHVVVVWVAAVVVLTIVDAILAASPRALEVTRTLPTQVKLGEVAQGEFVVSNRGRRTARGLLHDAWGPSAGVVTPVQRLVVRAGDATRVPCVLQPTRRGDRVAAHVTVRLFGPMRLGARQLSLLAPSTVKVLPEFRSSKHLPSRLALLREIDGGSAVQIRGQGTEFDSLRPYVEGDDVRSIDWRATARSREVTVRTWRPERDRRVIIVVDTSRTSAPQVAGETRLDAYIEAALLLGALASHAGDRVEVLAHDRSSRAHVSAHAGSKVLHELAVALSGVQPVLVESDWDVVAAKVRERVWQRSLVVVLSNADITTPENGFVTAISTLAAQHTVVVASVSDPETTAMSTDVSDSAAVFGAAAAQATLLARRAALGVLERSQAITVDSLPNDLAPRVADTYLMLKATGRL, from the coding sequence GTGGCTCTTAGTTGGCGGCCAGCAGCGCTGATAGCGCTGGGAATCATTCCTGCCCTCATCTTCGCGCAGTGGCACGTTGTTGTGGTGTGGGTTGCTGCGGTTGTTGTCCTGACGATTGTTGATGCGATCCTTGCCGCATCACCGCGTGCTCTTGAGGTGACGCGGACACTGCCCACACAGGTGAAACTGGGCGAGGTTGCTCAGGGCGAGTTTGTGGTATCAAACCGTGGCCGTCGGACCGCTCGAGGGTTGCTCCATGACGCCTGGGGCCCCTCAGCAGGCGTTGTTACGCCCGTTCAACGACTTGTTGTGCGGGCAGGCGATGCCACCCGTGTTCCGTGCGTGTTACAACCAACCCGCCGCGGGGACCGTGTTGCTGCCCACGTGACGGTGCGGTTGTTTGGACCGATGCGTCTTGGGGCCAGGCAATTGTCATTGCTCGCTCCGTCAACGGTGAAGGTGTTGCCAGAGTTTCGTTCGTCAAAACACTTGCCCTCGCGTCTTGCCCTATTGCGCGAAATTGATGGGGGTTCTGCGGTCCAGATCCGCGGGCAAGGCACAGAGTTCGATTCGTTGCGCCCTTACGTTGAGGGGGACGATGTTCGGTCCATTGATTGGCGTGCCACTGCCAGGTCCCGTGAAGTCACGGTCCGCACCTGGCGTCCCGAACGTGACCGCCGGGTCATTATCGTGGTGGATACCTCGCGAACTTCTGCACCACAGGTTGCTGGGGAAACCCGCCTGGACGCGTACATTGAGGCGGCACTGCTGTTGGGGGCCCTTGCGTCTCATGCAGGTGACCGGGTGGAGGTCCTCGCGCACGACCGCTCCTCTCGTGCACACGTGTCAGCTCATGCTGGCTCCAAAGTGCTCCATGAATTGGCTGTCGCATTGTCTGGGGTACAGCCTGTTTTGGTGGAGAGCGACTGGGATGTTGTCGCGGCGAAGGTTCGTGAACGGGTGTGGCAGCGTTCACTTGTAGTGGTGTTGTCGAATGCCGACATCACTACCCCGGAGAATGGTTTTGTGACCGCGATTTCCACGTTGGCTGCCCAACACACTGTTGTGGTTGCGTCGGTGAGTGATCCGGAAACCACAGCGATGAGTACAGATGTGTCGGATTCTGCTGCAGTGTTTGGTGCGGCAGCAGCACAGGCGACGTTACTTGCTCGACGGGCTGCACTGGGTGTCCTCGAGCGTTCTCAGGCGATCACGGTAGACTCGCTACCCAACGATCTCGCACCTCGTGTTGCGGACACGTACCTCATGCTTAAAGCGACAGGACGGTTATGA
- the ahcY gene encoding adenosylhomocysteinase — protein sequence MKNFDEAPGRYKVRDLNLAEAGRHQIRLAEHEMPGLMALREEYGDSKPLAGARIAGSLHMTVQTAVLIETLTTLGAQVRWASCNIFSTQDEAAAAIAVGPTGTPDNPSGVPVFAWKGETLSEYWDCTEQIMTWRDDHGHLTGPNMILDDGGDATLLVHLGVQYEKDGSVPEPLFPGDAGYNAEKEEIHRVLRASVDKSGNHWTELANNILGVTEETTTGVHRLYALAEKEELLFPAINVNDSVTKSKFDNKYGIRHSLPDGINRATDILIGGKVAFVAGYGDVGKGAAEAFRGQGARVIVSEVDPICALQAAMDGFQVAQLEDVVDQADFFITTTGNFNVIRPEHVLAMKDKAVIGNIGHFDNEIDIAGLAAIEGVTQVEIKPQVHEWTLPSGRSVIVLSEGRLLNLGNATGHPSFVMSNSFANQVIAQIELFTKAPHGEYPTGVYRLPKILDEKVARLHLDALGAKLTQLSPEQAEYIGVPVSGPYKPEHYRY from the coding sequence ATGAAGAACTTTGACGAAGCACCAGGCCGTTACAAAGTCCGTGACCTCAACCTCGCTGAAGCGGGCCGTCACCAAATCCGTCTTGCCGAGCACGAAATGCCAGGCCTTATGGCACTGCGTGAGGAGTACGGTGACAGTAAACCTCTCGCCGGTGCGCGTATCGCAGGTTCTTTGCACATGACCGTGCAAACAGCTGTCCTCATCGAAACGCTCACCACACTCGGGGCGCAGGTGCGCTGGGCGTCCTGCAACATTTTCTCCACTCAGGACGAAGCTGCCGCAGCCATCGCGGTCGGCCCAACCGGAACCCCGGACAACCCAAGCGGGGTCCCCGTGTTTGCTTGGAAGGGTGAAACCCTCAGCGAATATTGGGACTGCACTGAACAGATCATGACCTGGCGTGACGACCACGGACACCTCACCGGTCCCAACATGATCCTCGACGACGGTGGTGACGCAACCCTGCTTGTCCACCTCGGCGTCCAGTACGAAAAAGATGGCTCAGTACCCGAACCCCTGTTCCCGGGTGATGCCGGCTACAACGCAGAGAAAGAAGAAATCCACCGGGTGCTTCGCGCATCGGTTGACAAATCTGGCAACCACTGGACTGAGCTAGCCAACAATATCCTTGGCGTCACCGAAGAAACCACCACGGGTGTACACCGGCTCTACGCGCTCGCAGAAAAAGAGGAACTCCTCTTTCCCGCGATTAACGTCAATGACTCAGTGACAAAGTCAAAGTTTGACAACAAGTACGGTATCCGCCACTCACTACCTGATGGGATTAACCGTGCCACAGACATCCTCATTGGGGGAAAGGTGGCGTTTGTTGCCGGATATGGTGACGTGGGGAAGGGAGCTGCTGAAGCGTTTCGTGGACAAGGTGCGCGCGTGATCGTGTCAGAGGTGGATCCGATCTGTGCCCTCCAGGCAGCCATGGACGGGTTCCAGGTCGCCCAGCTTGAAGACGTTGTTGACCAAGCTGACTTCTTTATCACCACGACCGGAAACTTCAACGTGATTCGCCCAGAGCACGTGCTGGCCATGAAAGACAAAGCCGTCATTGGAAATATTGGTCACTTTGACAATGAGATCGATATTGCTGGTCTTGCCGCAATCGAAGGCGTCACTCAGGTTGAGATCAAACCTCAAGTGCACGAATGGACTCTCCCTAGTGGCCGCTCCGTGATCGTGCTGTCAGAAGGTCGTCTGCTGAACCTCGGAAATGCCACAGGTCACCCCAGCTTTGTGATGTCGAATTCGTTCGCAAACCAAGTCATTGCGCAAATTGAGTTGTTCACTAAAGCGCCACACGGTGAATACCCCACAGGTGTGTACCGGCTCCCCAAAATCCTCGACGAAAAGGTTGCTCGCCTTCACCTGGATGCGTTGGGTGCGAAACTGACTCAACTCTCACCAGAGCAAGCCGAGTACATTGGTGTGCCAGTCAGTGGGCCGTACAAACCGGAACACTACCGCTACTAG
- a CDS encoding stage II sporulation protein M produces MDLQAFTTAHDDEWRELRALTRTRRLTSEQSDRLVLLYQVVSTHLSVLRSTAPDPVLVQDLSLLLSDARAKIAGAQDNSWRGIATLLGESVPAALYRARWWSHAVTFACVAVAVIIGVWVATTPEGLAALGSEAERDQYVNEAFESYYDPSAGFATMVWANNAWIAAQCVAFGITGAWPAIVLVINAVNVGMVGGLMASYGELGLFLQLIAPHGLLELTAIFVAGGAGLKLFWSLVAPGRRPRTVAVAEEGRSLMLVALGLVGALALSGVIEGFVTGSTMVWWLKIVIGAIALALFWAYVYVLGGRAVRAGKTGDLDEQEAGFRQQYA; encoded by the coding sequence GTGGATCTCCAGGCCTTTACCACTGCACACGATGATGAATGGCGCGAACTGCGCGCCCTCACCCGCACCCGTCGGCTCACGAGCGAACAATCTGACCGGTTGGTGCTGCTGTACCAAGTAGTGTCCACACATTTGTCGGTGCTGCGATCAACCGCACCTGACCCCGTCTTGGTGCAAGACCTGTCGTTGTTGCTGTCCGATGCTCGCGCCAAAATAGCTGGTGCACAAGACAACAGTTGGCGGGGGATTGCCACCCTCCTGGGTGAGTCTGTGCCAGCGGCGTTGTACCGGGCGCGGTGGTGGTCACACGCCGTGACTTTTGCGTGTGTCGCGGTTGCTGTCATCATCGGTGTGTGGGTGGCGACAACTCCTGAAGGGCTTGCCGCGTTAGGGTCCGAGGCAGAGCGCGACCAGTACGTTAATGAAGCATTCGAGTCATACTATGACCCCAGTGCTGGGTTTGCCACGATGGTGTGGGCGAACAACGCGTGGATCGCTGCGCAGTGTGTTGCTTTTGGTATTACCGGTGCTTGGCCGGCGATTGTGTTGGTGATCAATGCCGTCAATGTGGGCATGGTCGGCGGTCTCATGGCGTCTTATGGGGAGCTAGGGTTGTTTCTCCAACTCATCGCACCGCACGGCTTATTGGAATTGACTGCAATTTTCGTTGCTGGTGGCGCGGGGCTCAAACTGTTTTGGTCCCTCGTGGCGCCCGGTCGACGCCCACGGACCGTGGCTGTCGCTGAAGAAGGACGATCGCTGATGCTTGTCGCCTTGGGGCTCGTCGGCGCGTTAGCGCTTTCTGGTGTGATCGAAGGGTTCGTGACCGGATCCACCATGGTGTGGTGGCTGAAAATCGTCATTGGGGCCATCGCACTGGCATTGTTCTGGGCGTACGTGTACGTCCTTGGGGGGCGTGCAGTACGTGCGGGTAAAACAGGTGACCTAGACGAACAAGAAGCAGGTTTCCGGCAACAATACGCCTGA
- a CDS encoding SpoIID/LytB domain-containing protein: MRFLTFLKILLVAALAASGASLTAAPALSSPGGGTASGLSMSNSVRFAAATSASTVSPNTRTVFATAYHRNGQAMTGNVQLQYRKTAGWKTLKTLPLDNGRARLVRVPKSTSDYRWRYVPTGATTRTFSVAVRPATSQSPSTRFAAAVSSSSVFPGTKTTFATAYHRSGKAMTGNVQLQYKSGSTWKTLKTLPLVDGRAKFVRVPKTTSTYRWRSTSTGATTKSFQVTVKPHITLSTTASSVTKGGSVTLKGKYTRGGKVVTSGTVTLQYLSGSTWKNIRTVSVSQGTASTSVKPSSTTTYRMVASDANSSSVKVSVTGASVTYWVDSSVGLNARSGPGTSYSSLGMFANGTQLTHDPAKVQTGGGYTWRQVTGKIGGKTVTAWVADSYLTTVKPTPPPPATVPASFTLTGSGFGHGVGMSQFGAYQMAREGKNATQILQHYYTGNTVKNFVSSKQYINVQLIGPGFNNQTATTRTVSFKNGAAGTWRLVDKSGNILTGFSKRPTSQSVRLEVSGTNVKATLLDSSGKATTTTATASHIYVRWSGTSRFLSTGPASVATVQGSISSSRSGNYRHGQLIVTTSSKTLNIVNNLKFQTEYLYGIAEMPSGWGYNGGQAALQAQAITARTYAQNRLNSALNGTCNCHIVDTTQHQFFTGWDKENEGTAAYYGKKWKAAVDATRSSATTGLALFNGSTLSGSYYYSASGGRTANSEDVWESQVSYLRSVNDPYSLKAPGNSNASWTDTVTQKTLKNIFTSLDDVKTVTVSATYSSGQVKSLTAISSTGQKQTLTAKADTWRSRLGTKAAWITKITAN, encoded by the coding sequence ATGCGTTTTCTGACATTTCTGAAGATCCTTCTCGTGGCCGCACTTGCAGCGTCGGGGGCGTCCCTCACCGCTGCTCCAGCGTTGAGTTCTCCGGGAGGAGGGACCGCATCAGGATTGTCGATGTCCAATAGTGTGCGTTTTGCAGCCGCTACGTCGGCGAGCACGGTGAGTCCGAATACGCGGACCGTGTTTGCGACTGCTTACCACCGCAATGGGCAAGCGATGACGGGCAATGTCCAGTTGCAGTACCGCAAAACCGCAGGATGGAAGACGCTGAAAACTCTTCCGTTGGATAATGGTCGGGCTCGTTTGGTGCGCGTGCCCAAGTCAACCTCTGATTACCGATGGCGTTATGTACCAACTGGCGCGACCACACGGACGTTCTCTGTTGCGGTGAGGCCAGCAACCTCGCAGTCTCCTTCCACACGGTTTGCTGCAGCGGTCTCCTCGTCTTCAGTGTTCCCTGGCACAAAAACCACCTTCGCGACCGCGTATCACCGTAGCGGAAAAGCAATGACCGGTAACGTACAGCTCCAGTACAAATCTGGTTCAACGTGGAAGACGCTGAAAACACTTCCCTTAGTTGATGGACGAGCGAAGTTTGTGCGTGTCCCAAAGACAACATCAACCTATCGGTGGCGTTCCACGTCGACCGGTGCAACGACTAAGTCTTTCCAGGTGACAGTGAAACCGCATATTACCCTGTCAACGACGGCGTCGTCTGTGACAAAGGGTGGGAGCGTGACCTTAAAGGGCAAGTACACGCGTGGCGGCAAAGTCGTGACGTCAGGAACCGTCACCCTTCAGTATTTGTCGGGATCGACCTGGAAGAACATTCGCACTGTTTCGGTGTCCCAAGGAACGGCGTCAACTTCGGTGAAACCGTCAAGCACCACAACGTACCGGATGGTTGCTTCAGATGCGAACAGCAGTTCGGTGAAAGTGTCAGTCACCGGTGCGTCAGTTACATACTGGGTGGACTCAAGCGTTGGCCTCAACGCACGTTCCGGTCCTGGAACCAGCTATAGCAGCCTTGGCATGTTCGCCAACGGAACCCAGTTGACCCACGATCCAGCCAAGGTCCAAACAGGCGGTGGGTACACGTGGCGTCAGGTCACGGGAAAGATCGGCGGCAAAACTGTGACCGCCTGGGTTGCAGACTCCTACCTGACAACCGTAAAACCCACACCACCTCCACCTGCAACGGTTCCAGCATCCTTCACCCTGACCGGGTCAGGGTTTGGCCACGGGGTAGGAATGTCGCAATTCGGGGCGTACCAGATGGCTCGCGAAGGAAAGAACGCCACCCAAATCCTGCAGCACTACTACACCGGTAACACGGTGAAAAACTTCGTCTCGTCCAAGCAGTACATCAACGTTCAGCTCATTGGGCCTGGCTTCAATAACCAAACTGCGACCACGCGTACAGTCAGTTTCAAGAATGGGGCCGCTGGGACATGGCGCCTTGTTGACAAGTCAGGAAATATTCTCACTGGCTTTTCCAAGCGACCCACATCGCAATCGGTCCGCCTTGAGGTGTCCGGAACCAATGTGAAAGCCACGCTGCTTGACTCCTCCGGCAAAGCGACAACCACCACAGCCACTGCCTCTCACATTTACGTGCGCTGGTCTGGGACTAGCCGGTTCTTGTCCACGGGGCCAGCAAGCGTCGCAACCGTCCAAGGGTCAATTTCGTCCAGCCGAAGCGGCAACTACCGGCACGGACAACTCATCGTGACAACGTCGTCAAAGACGCTCAACATTGTCAACAACCTCAAGTTCCAAACCGAATACCTGTACGGGATCGCGGAAATGCCGTCCGGGTGGGGATATAACGGTGGTCAAGCTGCGCTCCAAGCACAAGCAATCACCGCGCGCACCTATGCACAAAACCGCCTCAACAGTGCACTCAACGGAACCTGTAACTGTCACATCGTTGACACCACTCAACACCAATTCTTCACGGGGTGGGACAAAGAGAACGAAGGCACCGCAGCCTACTACGGGAAGAAATGGAAGGCTGCAGTCGACGCTACCCGATCATCTGCAACGACAGGTCTCGCCTTGTTCAACGGCAGCACGCTATCTGGGTCTTACTATTACTCAGCTTCCGGTGGGCGCACCGCTAACTCAGAAGATGTCTGGGAATCGCAAGTGAGCTACCTCCGCTCCGTCAATGACCCCTACAGTCTGAAAGCACCAGGGAACTCCAACGCCAGTTGGACTGACACAGTCACGCAGAAAACGTTGAAGAACATCTTCACATCACTCGACGACGTGAAGACCGTGACAGTATCCGCAACCTACAGTTCAGGGCAAGTGAAGTCACTGACCGCCATCTCAAGCACCGGGCAAAAACAAACACTGACCGCAAAAGCAGACACCTGGCGTTCCCGTCTCGGTACGAAAGCCGCGTGGATCACCAAAATCACGGCAAACTAG
- a CDS encoding RDD family protein yields the protein MDDPIIIGEGVILDVRPTSFFSRAIAIAIDYLVYIIGAGLLTWGMGSLGLSAEFERAEVVIPIFLIVTVFVLIPATVETFTRGRSLGKLVMGIRVVRDDGGPIVLRHALIRALVGVFEILMTSGAVAAVVSFMNKRGKRIGDYLAGTYAIRIRGGASKLQEVVMPEHLAPWASSADITPLPDGLALSVRQYLSRVHDLHPATRDTLGKQLADLVATHVAPAPPYEVTREEFLAAVIMERARRDIGHEERRREYAAKVRTEIDALPFRP from the coding sequence GTGGACGATCCAATCATCATCGGGGAAGGTGTCATTCTCGATGTGCGCCCCACATCGTTCTTCTCCCGCGCGATCGCAATCGCCATTGATTACCTGGTGTACATCATTGGTGCGGGGCTCCTCACCTGGGGGATGGGGTCACTTGGGCTCAGCGCAGAGTTTGAGCGCGCTGAAGTTGTCATCCCTATCTTCCTCATCGTTACTGTTTTTGTGCTGATCCCCGCGACTGTGGAAACCTTCACCCGTGGCCGCTCACTAGGCAAACTTGTCATGGGCATCCGGGTTGTCCGTGATGATGGTGGCCCCATAGTTCTGCGGCATGCGCTCATTCGGGCGCTTGTTGGTGTTTTTGAGATCCTCATGACCAGTGGTGCAGTGGCTGCCGTGGTGTCCTTCATGAACAAACGCGGCAAACGCATCGGCGACTACCTCGCTGGGACGTATGCGATCCGCATCCGTGGGGGCGCATCGAAACTCCAGGAAGTCGTGATGCCGGAGCACCTTGCCCCGTGGGCAAGCAGCGCCGACATCACCCCCCTGCCAGACGGGCTGGCGTTGAGCGTGCGACAGTACCTCTCACGGGTCCACGACCTTCACCCCGCGACCCGCGACACGTTGGGCAAGCAACTCGCTGACCTTGTGGCCACCCATGTCGCTCCCGCACCCCCCTATGAGGTAACCCGCGAAGAGTTCCTCGCTGCAGTCATCATGGAGCGGGCGCGTCGGGACATCGGCCATGAGGAACGCCGCCGTGAGTACGCTGCGAAAGTCCGCACCGAGATTGACGCGCTTCCATTCCGCCCCTAA